A genomic segment from Helicobacter sp. NHP19-012 encodes:
- a CDS encoding DUF2443 family protein gives MFEKLELIIKDIENAKEEVELLLRIAHLSLSDFILMKRGSLDIPPTLDMAFYTQIGERVEELKEAINALNKYKREMLVF, from the coding sequence GTGTTTGAAAAATTAGAACTCATCATCAAGGACATTGAAAACGCCAAGGAAGAGGTAGAGCTTTTACTAAGGATCGCCCATTTGAGTTTGAGCGATTTTATTTTAATGAAGCGGGGGAGTTTGGACATCCCGCCCACTTTGGACATGGCGTTTTACACGCAAATTGGCGAAAGAGTGGAGGAACTCAAAGAGGCCATCAACGCCCTCAACAAATATAAACGAGAAATGTTGGTTTTTTAA